AATAGTTTAAAATAAATAATTTGCATTTCACTTCATAGAACTCGAAGATGTAGCAGACATACTTTGAGTACCATCGTCAACAGGTCCAGTGAACCTGCAACTAGTCCATCCGACTGGATCTTGGGCTAGCAAAACGACCAGGAATTAGAATTGCAAAATGCTGACAAACGCAGAAGAACAATGATAGTGACGTGTAAACTGGCATTGCATCTTACTTTCCCTAAAATGGATCCGATTGTTGGGAGGATTCGTGACACAAGTGGCTGTAAGCATCCAGGAGCATTCTTGATGGCCTAAAAACTAACGAATCATGTTAAATGTAACTTTAAGGAGTTTGAAAgccaagaaaaaaaacaaattgTACAGCCTTCTGCTAACAAATGATAACAGGTGCACAGGAAACCTTTGTGGAATGACATAAAATACTGTGTAGATAAACAAACCAGAAACCATCATGAACAGCAAAGACTTTGCTTTGAGGTTGCAGTAGCATGCTCATCAATTGCATTAATCATTTGGAAAAAAAGAAGTAAATCACTACCAAATATACACTAATATTGATTCATTCGGCAATTCTTTCTCGTCAGCTCCCCAATGCACAATCTAAAAGAACTATGGATAGAATAGTTCTCAAAAACACCGAGTATATGTAAGCCACCCAAGCCTTAGACTGTTAGACAGAACACCAACAATAGCATCACAAGTTTATTGGTGTACAATAGTGACCATGTGAACTAAAACTGAAATGAGACTTAAGGTAATATTTGCATATGTGAATAATCAGTTAAAAAGAAAAAAGTGGATGGGTGTGGAACTATCCAGTTTTGACGAGAACATACCTCTAGAACTTCTACAGCATCAATACTGATGAATGGGTCAGCAATGTGTTGAGCCCAAACATCTAGTATGATAGGGGAAATGATGGGCTCGATTAAAGTTGATTGTTCTCCACCTACATTATCACATGGAAAATTACCAGCTCAAAATTCAAAGCGTCAATACATCATATGGCATCTTTTTGCTAGAAAATAGATTGCTGACAGACCAGATTTGATGGCTGATTGGAGGGTTTCTAGAACAAGATGCAGTGTTTCATCAGATGCCTGTAAAAACTCCATTCAGTCATGTCTTTCAAAGGATAATGACAGGTAATGTTTACACCAAAAACTACCTGCCGCAGAAGATCAACAAGAGATGAGAGTATGCCCATAACGTTGGGCTGAATCAAATCCTGATTACATTCCGGTAAAAGTTGGGCCAGTGCCCTACAAGCGCCAACTTTAACTGGGGGTGGCCTGCAACATAAATAAAGAATAATGGAACATTCTCCTTGTGCGTTCAGTCAAAAATTGTAAGACAAAAGAATTATAGGCCTTACACATCTGAGGCAATCGCACGAGCAGCATAGCTTAGATACTGTTCACTGACTTCCTTACTTATCTGACACATTTTCTCAAATTAAGCTTGCTGAAAACAAAGCAAAACAAAaggaagggaaaaaaagaaactTACCACCGAAGAAAACTTAGCCACAATGGAGAATGCACGCGAATGGAGAAATGGATACTGATGCACCCCTAAAACTCAAAAACTTAGTAATAAAACAGGGACACAAAGAACTCTCCACCCTAGAGTAAAGAAAGATACCTGTTACCATAATGTCAGTTAGCATTTGCTCAAGTAAATCCCGCACGTTGTATTTTGCGAAACCAGAATCCTAACAAGCAGAAAGCAATTCATAACTAAGAGAAGCAGTAGCATTTGCTCAAGTAAATCCCACATGTTGTATTTTGCGAAACCAGAATCCTAACAAGCAGGAAGCAATTCATAAATAAGAGAAGCAGACTGTTGGATTCAGTCATTTAAAAAGGAACGTAAAATTGCAATGGAGGCCTCTCTACTTCGCCCACTAGAGCAATAAGCCACTTCATTTAAAACGAGCATTATAATATGTTATACTATTCAAGAATGTTACAGTCAGGTGCTTCCATTAGATTTGCAGACAGAGATGGCATGGACTGTTAAATCTGCCAGATGGAAACATCCATGCGAGGTCATATAACATGCATTGACCTACAACAGGCATTGACCCATTTCCGTAACTATCATGGTTTTagtcatttttttaaaaaaaaattacaACAGATGCCTGTGTACTTCGCCTCTTAGAGCTAAttcagtttttttttaaaaaaaggcaTTTATAAGCTCTTAACTATTCAGAAACACAACATCCAAGCTCCTAAACCAGAGGCACAAGGCAATGCAAGGGCAAGCTGAACTAAGTGTCCTCAAGTTTTGAACTTTTACTATAAAATTGGGGTGGCTTCCTCAAGGAAATTCGGCTGTCTCCATTGAAGGGCACGCATGGAAATGCTATTGTCACAAAAAGAGAAGTGTCCCGATCGAGTCCATGGGATCCACTTATTAGATCTTTAAGCAGTTATATTTGTCATTATTTAATGACATGTGCAACTGGTATCAGCTATTCTTCATCAATAAACTTCATGCCATCCTTATTTTGTTTTGCTTTCAAAAATCCACAATAAAGACTAATGGTCAAATCTACAAGCAGAAAGCCTAAAATGTGGAAACGAGACCCTTTGTGAACCAAGAGGGGTAAAATCTTTCACCAAATACCAAGAGAAAATCAGTTGAGTTAACAAACTGCTCAGCAGAACCTAAAGAAGTATAAACCAACCTGTGCTTCACACAACTGTTCTGACAGTGAACCTAGAGCAAAAAGCGATGCTTCATGTAGCTGCCACAGGAAAAATGCTCCATTAGATATCAGCAGCAGAAAGCATCTTGAGCATAATACCAGCAAAGTTAAATAGAACGTTTGGGGTGATTATGGAATAATAAGAATAGTTAAAATATAAACATAGTTTATTGCTAAACAAAACTTCGACTTAAAGCAGCACTGGTGAATATGATAAGCAAGAAACTGAAGTGCTGAATTTAAATCTATAAACTGAAAACTCACTCTCCACCAGTCAGCAGAACCTGCTTGTTTCGATTCTTGAGATTCATGAAAACGCATTTTTGAAGCTTCCAAAATTGAATTGATTCCATAATCTTCATAAGCAGTTACTATCTCTTCCAGCAAAAGAGACCCTGAAAACCGAAAAGATGTGAGGAAGCACTGCAGCCAAATGAATAACAATTTTCTATCATACAAAAACGATGCCAAACAAAGACATATTTGAACAATGCTGCAATGCAGTCAATACCATTTGATAGATACAATTCAGTAGTAACATAAATTAAGTTCATTAACAGCTTCTGTCAACATTATGGTTCTtagagaagaaaaagaaaaatactGGTAAGCAGCATTGCACTTTTAATAAAACCAATCAAGTTAACAAAAAATCAATTTTGCAGTTTGTACCAGACACACGACAGCTATAAGTTACATCATCCTCATCAGCAACATACTGGTTAGCATCACGAGACCAGCTTTGCACCTAGAAAAAACAAAACAAGCAAATCTGTAACTAATAGGTCGAAAAACAGAAAAACTGAAAAAGGTAACATACAGAATAACTAGCACACAAACTGTTTACAAGAGCCATCTGTTCTTTCTTAAATGACGTGTCAAGAAGAAACAAAACTACATCTCTCTAAATTGACTCTTATCGTATTTACTGTATGCTGCACTGTACCATTGTGCAAAGCTCAATCTCTTTGTTCGTTGGCCAGTAAGATTAAAGTTGTCAAGTTTAGACTTAGTAGCCACGGTCACGATTCAATAGGCGCACATGGTCTGCCTCTTTTTATCCTTAATAAAGTGCAAAGGTCTGAAACATGATTGAAAAAGAACAAAGGAAGCAACGTTAATATAGTTGCAGTGTTTCAGCAAGTGCATACCTGTTCTTCAGTTATTTGTTGAAAAGCTATAGTATAGTATGCTAGCTCCTTCATGTTCCCCCCAATAACCTAGTGGAACAACATTGAAAATCAATACAAATACATGATGCACAAAACAATAATTAGAAAGGCATACCTTTGCTAATCTAGAATTCCCCACAATTGTTGTCCATAGCTCAAATAACTGTCAAAAGGCGAGAATGTCAAGAAACAATGGCAAATAGACTGCAGTAGGAATTAGCAGGAAAAAGTAGGGAAAAACATATCAGCAAAAACAGAAAAGGAAAGAATTAGAGAGAATTCCTTGTACACCATTAAACCAAATTGAAAGAAATCAGCCTTTTTAGCAATAATAGCCATTTCATGGTATCCTGATGGTAGTGCCACGTAGGGAAACAAGAAATTGTAGTAGTGGCCCAAAAGGGTCATAGCTTCTTTGGTGGTAGGTTGGGTATTTCAAAAAATTTCAATGGCCTACAGGGAATTGCCTCAGAATTACCTGAATCTCGAAGGACTCAAGACTTCTTTCACTACCATCAGAATCATAGTCAACAGAATCTAGCACCTCTGAACCTTGAATGGATGACAGGTGATAGATCTTGAACGACGAAACAAATGTGTGCCACAGTGATGGAAGAATGGCTGTACAAATTCTACATTTTATCAGGAAAGCAAAGGTTTACAATCAAGCTACTACACAAAATATGAAGTGTGTATACTTGCCAGAAATTTTAGCTTCAGGCAGTCTAGGAAAGTTCTGGACAAGCTGAAGTAAACATTTCAGCACCTGAGGATAAGACAAGAATAAGAATTGCTACTAAATATCAATGATGCATGCATTCAGTTTCAACAAAGGCTGTATGATGTATATACCTCCATCTGCATGCTCCAGTCATCAGGATTTTGAGACTGCACTGGGGAATTTAGAATAAGGGAGAATTGCTCTATTAGTGGATCAAGCATCGAACTCATCAAACTGGATGTATCTCTCTGCATAAAAAAATGCCATCAGCTTTCACAATGTGAAAAACAGCAAAAAGAACTTAATAGTAAACAAAAAATAACCTACCTTATAAACACCACTCATTGATCCGAGCATGGAAATACATGAATGGACTATTCCAAGAGCCTTTGCACGAAGAGAATTTTCATACAGCTGTTTTTCATGGGCCAAAGCAAATGAAATTGTCTTCTTATCAATTTGTCACAGGAAATGGACAACAGGAATAGAAATACTAGAAGAGGTGATATGGACATACATGAGGAGATGATATTATTTTATAGAGTGACGGGAATAGCTCTGGCACTAACTTCGGAACACATGTATCATCTAGATCATCCGACAAAAGGGCTAGGCATCTTAATGCTCCACGAACTGCAAAATAAATGTTGAAGATTATAACAGGAAACTATGTAACTCATGTATGCAGTATTTCAGTACAAACCGCGTTTAGAAACACTGTGCTTGAGACATGACAGCATCCTAAGATGAGGTTATTCAGATTCAGGCTGCACTGAATCTCCAAAGCAAAGTCATCAGGAAGATGTGACGACAGGGAAGGATATGAAGTAAACATAAGATGATGTTATTTCTTCGAGACACTCGAGATATGCCAATGCCACAAATACTTGACTATTTTTCTATGCTAGGAACGTAATAGGAAACATCAATCATGCACGAACTTATCAGTGCAACCCAAGCAACATCTGAGAGCATGGTTGAAGAAGATCCAAGACAACAAAACAATCTCACTTCCCACAATATCTCTCCAATCCACGCCTACAAAACAACTCCCATTCTTCTAGCCTTCTTCCCCATCACCATAGGTCTGCTGTTTGTTTCATACggcctctctccttttcctcagtgttccctcccctcctctcacacAGAAGGCGAGTTCATGGAAAAATGTGTGTCATGGACATACTTTAGATGGCACTGAAGCCAAGCAGCGTGACCATGCCGACAAACAGCAGCCCACACCACAAGGGCAGGGATAAAGGAGAATCTCCTAGGAACTTTGATCTATTTCTTGCTTAATGAGAGGGGATACAAGCCCATCCTTATATAGATGGGATGACTTGACCTTTAAGAAACTTGTCTCTAGAATTAAGGGAATAGATAACAACTCAATCTGATCTGATCTAATCTCTAACATAGCAAATCCCACCCCGGACCCAGAGTGCTGTTTATGAACAGCACCACGCATGAGCAGTGCGCCAGCCCTAGGGTGGTTGCATGCTCTCCATCACATGGCCCCTAATGGGCTGGGCATAAAAATGTTGCACCCATGGCTGCAAGCCTGCAATCATTTGGTGATGCAAATACAGGCTTCTTCATTACCTCTGCTTATTACCTCTGCTCACAAATCTAGATAACAATACTCCAAACCATGGTGCCAGTGTTTGACACCATGTAGGATAGCTCCTCACCTCTTTGTAGGTGCTCCCCATATCTTTTTCCTATGTGCACACAGCCATGGAAAAAATACAGTGGTCGTGGCTGCAATCATCGGGTTGGGCAGTGAAAGTAACATTTCACTACCATCTACAGTACCTCAGCTCACCAAGACAACTAGTAACCATATCATCCCTGACCTGCGATTTAGGTTGATAACCATAGTGTGCTGATTGGCACTATTGGCAACTATGCTCCAAACCCAATTGTATCAGTGTTaaactatgtgttgactaatgGCACAACCACAGTGAAGCCCAAACAGGACAACTTAAAGTAAGGGAGCCATAAGTGTTCTCATGTTTGACTAGAAACAATAGCTTTACATAATAAGGATGTTAAAGAAAGAGGAAAACAATTTACTATAGCTTTGTCACTATTATGATCCCTCACGCGATGCAGATATTGCCAGCATTATTGAAAAACATTATAATTTTTTCCAATAGTAGTGTCCGATTAGTCTTGAGAAATGGAAATAAAACAGGTAACGAAAAATATTGGActttttttgaaaaatatttAACTGAGATTTTGTGAGATAGCAGAGAACTTAAATATAGCGCCGTCCCTACATTATTTCTTTTCTTCTGAAACTGTTATATCACCACAAATCAGCAATTGTATCCATGCTACTACATAGGTTGTAGGACATGTTTCAAGGAGCAATGGCTTCTGCATAACTAACAGCAGAGGTTGACAGTTTATGCTTCCCAAGAAAAATAAGTTCAGGCCATATTTGGCACTGCTCAGATTAAAACTGTAAGAAGATTAAGCCATTCCAAAAGGGAACAGGCTCTGGAACTTATAAGAAAGCATCAAAAAGGAGCTTTGGAAGCTTATTGTAAGCCTATCTTTTTTGTACTGAGAAGCAAAAAGCCAAAACCACTCTCCACCAGATTCTTGGATGCTAGATTACAAAGAATCTATGCCCATCAAAATGGGATATTTATCTGGTCAGTTATCTAAGGAAACAACCCAATTGGGTACTTATGCGTGTTGGAGGCTGATAGCATCAAATTTTAAGCTTTAGGCCCATAAATACACCCCTTAAGATAGTTGCATACCCTGATACCCTCATTTCAATATATCATAAGCAACAAAAATTATTTACCTCCATTCCCGTTGTTTTGGTCACTGATTAACTTTAAGAGAAGGGGAAGTAACTCAGGCCAGTCTTCAGGCCAATCTTGTTGCCCAATAGCTGCTACAGCCATGCTAATAGCAGTACGAATCTTCCCATGAGAATCATCCAGTGAGGTAAGCAGGAGCTGCCGTATGACCACCTGAAGAAAATAACAATGAAAACATTGTGATACAGACACAGTACAGGTATACAACATTAAGACTTAAGAATTCACATGGTAGTTTATTGTTCTTGACTTCTTGTAATGTACATATACAAGAACAAAAGCATTAATTACAATAACGGATGCCCAAGGGAGATCAAAATGGTGTCTTGTCTATTTGGGTGCAAAGAAAAACATACTCTTCACAAATGGAAGGATGTTTCTGCTGTCCTGGAGAAAGGAACCTAAAAAGTTTAATCTTGCTTCATATAAAGCAAAAGCATTGCTCAAGAACACCATGCAGAATTGTCTAGATGGCATCAAAGTGATCAACCCATCAGCTATTTTCTCTTCAGTGGGAGGCTTCCCAACTATCCTCCTAGAAAGTAGCATCAATTCCATGAATAAAAGGTCAAAATGAAGTGTCACCAGGTGTAATAGGAAAGAAAATGGTAGTCCCAGGTTGCATACTTCTAAAGCACTTCCCATTCTTGCATTCTTTCTAACTTCCAACCTTTTAAATTACAAACTCAGTAATTGTGATTAAAGAATAAATTGGAAATTGTTTCCATATTCTTGGGCCAGCCAAGGAAGCAATGAAAAAAAGATATCAAGGGCATGCTCTCACTTGAGTCCTATTTTTTTACATATAAAGTATTAAAAGTATATGATGGTACCTTTTCTGAAGCGGAAACAACAGGGGGGACAAAATTATCTTCATCTTCTTGCCAATGCTGCTTGATGAACTGCTTTAGCAAGACAGCAGCGAGGTGGCAGGTTGTAAAGGAAAAACAAGAAACAAAAGCTAATTCAACTCATGAAAAAGGCAACTGACAAAAATACAGCATGCAACAGAAAGTTCTGATGCAAAAACGGCTGCAAGGATATCTGACGTAAACCAAATGGGATCTCTTTGTTGATTGTGACTTTTGTAAGGGCAGCTCCATATCCTGTAAAAACATTACAGAAAAGGAAAACAGGCTATTGTCAGTCAATGGTAGTAAACTGGAAAAAGCTTGCACTTCATCTGTCAAAGAATGGTGAGGGATTCAAATCAATTCCCCATCAGCTGGGTAGCAAAAGGTCTCAACCTGATTGGCTAATGATTGACGGATGTAACAACCAACTGGAATTGGATAGGTGGACCTGATTGCTAAGAAACCAAAATGTATTGTTAATACTTGCAATTACATACTATTTATATGATCACCACAGTTAACTATGACAGGAGGTCATGGGTACAGACTATGCTCAGATAAATCACATTTTCAGTGCTAGAAAGACCCTCACTCCTAACAGAATGTAAAGCAGCATCAATGAAGCTATCAAGCATTATGTCAGGGCCAGGTTCGCTATTGTTATGTTATGCTGTGAAATATACTAGGTATTTGTGATTCCTCTGTTGTGGCCCGGAATAAAGATGTTCTCGCACAGCTATTATATGTCCAAACATACAAAAGTTTTGCTACCGAGAAGCTACCTGACGAAGTGTCATCACCTCTGGAAGCATAGGAGTGTACATAGAGCAAAGCGATACCAATCAGAACCTTAGCAACCCGAGCAACGCTGCACTAATGCACTTCCGAACAGGGCAATGCTGCAGCAGTAAACCAGTACTCCTAAATAACAATTCTCGGAACACCTAGGGGGATCCCATCGCCTCCCACTTACTGAATTGCACGCTCACGGTATCTACAGCCGACACGCTGCTAGAGCGCGACCAAAGCTCAATCAAAAGCAGCTTCCGGCCAACGTGTGATGCTGAATCGCCCAATACTTCAACGGCGCCCATACTTCAGTTGGGCACCAATCGCCACCGAGAGAGGGAAAGAGtaggtgggggtgggggcagcgTACCGGGAAGGAGGGAGGCCTGGCGGAGCGACTCCTCGGCGAAGGCGCGGACATCGCGCGCAGTGTCGAGCGTGGCGGTCAGGCACTCCACCAGCCACCGCTGGTCGCCGtcggccgcgcccccggccgccaTCGGAACAGCCGAGGCGCCGACGCCGCCTAGGGTTGAGGCTCCGCGCAGAGCTCAGTACGAGCACACCCCTCCTTTTGATTTCGGGATGGGATCGCGCGGCGAGGTGGCTGTGGCGAGAGGGAGCGGCGGGATTCGGGGGTTTTATGCTAGGGTTTTATAGCGGAGGGAAAAGCTGGAGGAGACGGAGCAAAAAACGAGAGGGGCCACGGCAAGGGaagggggagaagagggggcgGCCAAGCCGGGAGAATGGAGATGGGCCATGGGGAACCGGAAGACACGCATTTGCATTGGGCCCGGCGTGCGCTCATCCCCACCTGCCAGGCTGGTTGGTCGACCGACGCTTGTTTTGGTTGAACGTGCCACCCTCGGGTTTTCAATGGCGGGAAAGGACATCTTGCACGGCGTGTTTTGCGTTTGAATCTTGTTTAGCAATGATTGTATAAAGTTCGATTTCGAACGAAGTGTTTTTCCGATGAGTGATGACTTAGCTTGGGGCAAAGTAAAAGTGGACTTTAGACCATGCCATTTTATGGGCCGCTCTATTTCGGTCTTTAGAAAACGGCACGACAAATATTCAATGGCGGGTTCAACCATGCTATTTGAAGCTATTCAACTGCCCGGAAGAAGGAATGAGCTCTGGCTGCATAGGCATAATACGAGGATAGAGGTTGACGAAGCACGTAGAGATTGGGCCATCAAGCAACCCAGCGCACCAATTCCTTTAACAATTCGTTCCAGCTGGTCCACAATCCTTCCCAATCCAATTCCTAACTCTCAAATCGTTGAGGCGGCCCAGCACCAGACGGCCGGCGGCTGTAGGCACACTAGGCGGCGGTGAAGCACGCTGGCACACAAGCACTCGAGAAGCGAGCAGCGACTCAGCGAGCGCAGGGCAGGTTCGCAAGCACCAAGCAGGCAAgcaggcccgagcggcggcgcggcgtgctGTCTGCTGTGTGGAGCCATGGGCGTCCGGGGCGGCAAGCCGGTAACTGCAGTCTGCAGGAGAGAACATATCAGGTGCTTCGTTCCATGCCATCACATGCTCCAATTTCTAAAAAATATCAAAATGTGCATGAAAAATGAACCCAGGATATTTATGG
The sequence above is drawn from the Panicum hallii strain FIL2 chromosome 7, PHallii_v3.1, whole genome shotgun sequence genome and encodes:
- the LOC112899201 gene encoding importin-9 isoform X2 yields the protein MAVAAIGQQDWPEDWPELLPLLLKLISDQNNGNGVRGALRCLALLSDDLDDTCVPKLVPELFPSLYKIISSPHLYENSLRAKALGIVHSCISMLGSMSGVYKRDTSSLMSSMLDPLIEQFSLILNSPVQSQNPDDWSMQMEVLKCLLQLVQNFPRLPEAKISAILPSLWHTFVSSFKIYHLSSIQGSEVLDSVDYDSDGSERSLESFEIQLFELWTTIVGNSRLAKVIGGNMKELAYYTIAFQQITEEQVQSWSRDANQYVADEDDVTYSCRVSGSLLLEEIVTAYEDYGINSILEASKMRFHESQESKQAGSADWWRLHEASLFALGSLSEQLCEAQDSGFAKYNVRDLLEQMLTDIMVTGVHQYPFLHSRAFSIVAKFSSVISKEVSEQYLSYAARAIASDVPPPVKVGACRALAQLLPECNQDLIQPNVMGILSSLVDLLRQASDETLHLVLETLQSAIKSGGEQSTLIEPIISPIILDVWAQHIADPFISIDAVEVLEAIKNAPGCLQPLVSRILPTIGSILGKPKIQSDGLVAGSLDLLTMVLKNAPTVVVKAVFDTCFVSTVQIVLESEDHGEMQNATECLAAFISGGRQELLVWSGEQGRTLKMLLDAASRLLDPALESSVSLFVGSFVLQLILQMPSHLSPYIPDLIAAIVRRMQTSSIAGLKSSLIVIIARLVHLSVPNVDQFINLLLSIPAQGYDNSLVYIMSVWSQLQGEIQGAYQIKVTTTALALLISTRHPELSKIEVQGHLIKTSTGITTRSKALVAPDQWTKIPLPAKIFSLLADTLAEIQEQIGGGSDDECEEDSDWEEVQNGNTSIADDIMYSASVPSNANPSVEHLNAMAKVFDEDEDDSYDDDLTKNDPVNEVKLADFLTNIFTNLWENDRPLFDCLCQGLSDSQRSAVEKVLRM
- the LOC112899201 gene encoding importin-9 isoform X1 — encoded protein: MAAGGAADGDQRWLVECLTATLDTARDVRAFAEESLRQASLLPGYGAALTKVTINKEIPFGLRQLAAVLLKQFIKQHWQEDEDNFVPPVVSASEKVVIRQLLLTSLDDSHGKIRTAISMAVAAIGQQDWPEDWPELLPLLLKLISDQNNGNGVRGALRCLALLSDDLDDTCVPKLVPELFPSLYKIISSPHLYENSLRAKALGIVHSCISMLGSMSGVYKRDTSSLMSSMLDPLIEQFSLILNSPVQSQNPDDWSMQMEVLKCLLQLVQNFPRLPEAKISAILPSLWHTFVSSFKIYHLSSIQGSEVLDSVDYDSDGSERSLESFEIQLFELWTTIVGNSRLAKVIGGNMKELAYYTIAFQQITEEQVQSWSRDANQYVADEDDVTYSCRVSGSLLLEEIVTAYEDYGINSILEASKMRFHESQESKQAGSADWWRLHEASLFALGSLSEQLCEAQDSGFAKYNVRDLLEQMLTDIMVTGVHQYPFLHSRAFSIVAKFSSVISKEVSEQYLSYAARAIASDVPPPVKVGACRALAQLLPECNQDLIQPNVMGILSSLVDLLRQASDETLHLVLETLQSAIKSGGEQSTLIEPIISPIILDVWAQHIADPFISIDAVEVLEAIKNAPGCLQPLVSRILPTIGSILGKPKIQSDGLVAGSLDLLTMVLKNAPTVVVKAVFDTCFVSTVQIVLESEDHGEMQNATECLAAFISGGRQELLVWSGEQGRTLKMLLDAASRLLDPALESSVSLFVGSFVLQLILQMPSHLSPYIPDLIAAIVRRMQTSSIAGLKSSLIVIIARLVHLSVPNVDQFINLLLSIPAQGYDNSLVYIMSVWSQLQGEIQGAYQIKVTTTALALLISTRHPELSKIEVQGHLIKTSTGITTRSKALVAPDQWTKIPLPAKIFSLLADTLAEIQEQIGGGSDDECEEDSDWEEVQNGNTSIADDIMYSASVPSNANPSVEHLNAMAKVFDEDEDDSYDDDLTKNDPVNEVKLADFLTNIFTNLWENDRPLFDCLCQGLSDSQRSAVEKVLRM